GTAAACCATCGGTCAAATTCCTGGAATGTCCCGGGATAATCAATGCCAGAAACAGGATGAACAGACTCTTCCATGCCTACATACTACATTTTGTGGCCGGTTGAGTAAAGTGCATACCCACTTTAACGAATTCCACCGGCCGACGCTCGTTTCCTACCAGGATGCCACCTTGCTTCTCATTCCAATACCACTTGGCAAAATCGACGATCCCGTCTACAAAGAAGCCGACCAAAGCCGAAGGGCCACTGTAGTCTACTATCACGCCAATCTTGACCGGCTTATCGGAGACGGTGATGCTGGGAACCGAGGTTGGAGTTGCAGATGAGGCAGCGGTTTCTGCAGGGGTTGTCTTATCGGTGTCATCGCCACCACAGGCCGTCAGCACAGGTGCTAAGAGGGCCATCATCAACACGAGGGTTATGACTTTGTGCAACATGTTCGTTTTCAAATTTGCCACAATTCCCCTCCTTTCTTGGATACTTGCCTCCGACTTCTCCGTTTTCCGCCAGCTTCAGGGCACCGGTGGTGCACCACTCGGCGTACTGTGGACTCGATGGTTCACCGCATGTATCTCATTTGAGAGGGATGCCCGAATCCGGCTCCTGCCTTCAGTCTATTACAGCCCTAATGCAGCCAGTTTATCCTTGGTGGGAACTCCCTCTGCATCCCAGCATCGAAGCTTGTAATACTCAGGCAACATCTCGTCGAGCTTGACTACGCTGCCTTCAGCCAGCCCGTCCGGCATGGGTTCTTCAAGCATTCTCTTGGATATCGTGTCGTCTGCTTTAGTGAAACCGGCTTTCAGGTTGAAGAGCCTCTCCTGGTTCCAGATACGCTCACCCACCGCCATCAGACCATTCATCTCAAAATCAAGGCCGGTCGCGGCGTTTAACAGGAGGAGTAGTTCTTCTGGCATCACTATGCCCGTGGCGAAAGCGCACAAGCCGGATGCATCAACGACGGCCATGAGGTCCTGATTTTCTTTGACCGACTGTGCCTTGCCCTCAGTTACAGTTCCGGTGCCGACGGCGGGAAACTCCACGAAGGACATCCTGGCGCTGTTATGACAGGCGCCTCTGTTGGAAGTGGCATACCCCAAGCCCATGCCTTGAAGCGCCCTGGCATGATGCGCCGGCATCTCCATTCTTTTGGCTCCGATGAACACCTCCGGATGGCCGAACTTTTCTGCTGTCCGATAAGCGCCTTCGGCAAGTATGTCTCCCAGACCCTCGCGCAGCCCGATCTTGCGCGTGATTTCCACCAGCGCCTCGGCGTTGCCGAAATTCAATTTGCATCCGGCTTCCGCTTCAGTCAGGTATCCCCGTTCATAGAGTTCCATGGCGCAAGCGATGGTAACGCCTGTCGATATGGTGTCCAGCCCCATCTCGTTACAGATGAAGTTGGCCTTCAGGACAGCGGAGAGATTGTTCACTCCGCAACAAGCGCCAAGCAGGGCTGCCGTTTCAAACTCAGGCCCTTCGCCGTGGCCTTCGAATCCGGGCAGAGTGGTTCTGGTGACCCGCTTGCACCCGATGGGACAAGCAAAACACCCCTTGGCCCTGATCAACATCTTTTCCCTGAGAACCACAGGATCGAGTCCCGGATTTTCTTCATTTTCCGCCTCGAATGTCCCAGCGGTGAAGTTCCGGGTAGGAAACGAACCTGCCACGTTTCCCAGCCTGAGGGCGGATGCAGTGCCGTAGGTATGCATTGTTCCCGTGACGCCGTAAGACGGATGACGCTTGAACAGCCCGATCAACTCCGGGATCTTGCTCCTGAACGCCTCCCCATCGGCCAGGCGAACATTTTTGGTTCCCCTGACGGCTATGGCTTTAAGGTTCTTCGAGCCCATCACCGCTCCCAGCCCGGTCCGCGCCGCCGCGCTGTTCTCTGTCATGATGGCAGCGATTCTCGACAGCCTCTCCCCGGCAGGACCGATACAGGCAACACGGGTGTCCACGGTTCTCCACTGATCACCGAGCTCCGCCTTGATCAGCTCATCGGTCTCTGCACTGTTTTTGCCCCACAGATGGGAGGCTGGTTTGAGTTCGATTTCATCGTCATCGATGGAAAGGTAAACCGGCTTCTCCGACTTGCCTTCGAAGATGATCACATCATATCCGGCATACTTCAGCTCAGGGCCGAAATAGCCCCCGGAATTGGCATAGCCGATCGTGCCTGTCAAAGGGGATTTGGCCACTACCATGTACCGGGCACCCGTAGGGGCGCCGGTTCCGGTTAGAGGGCCGGTGGCAAATATCAGCTTGTTGTCGGGACCCAGCGGGTCGACGTTCGGAT
The genomic region above belongs to Dehalococcoidia bacterium and contains:
- a CDS encoding aldehyde ferredoxin oxidoreductase family protein, with the protein product MGNAYAGQVLRVNLTKGDWKVEELDMDLVKKFIGGRGLGGKILFDEVDPNVDPLGPDNKLIFATGPLTGTGAPTGARYMVVAKSPLTGTIGYANSGGYFGPELKYAGYDVIIFEGKSEKPVYLSIDDDEIELKPASHLWGKNSAETDELIKAELGDQWRTVDTRVACIGPAGERLSRIAAIMTENSAAARTGLGAVMGSKNLKAIAVRGTKNVRLADGEAFRSKIPELIGLFKRHPSYGVTGTMHTYGTASALRLGNVAGSFPTRNFTAGTFEAENEENPGLDPVVLREKMLIRAKGCFACPIGCKRVTRTTLPGFEGHGEGPEFETAALLGACCGVNNLSAVLKANFICNEMGLDTISTGVTIACAMELYERGYLTEAEAGCKLNFGNAEALVEITRKIGLREGLGDILAEGAYRTAEKFGHPEVFIGAKRMEMPAHHARALQGMGLGYATSNRGACHNSARMSFVEFPAVGTGTVTEGKAQSVKENQDLMAVVDASGLCAFATGIVMPEELLLLLNAATGLDFEMNGLMAVGERIWNQERLFNLKAGFTKADDTISKRMLEEPMPDGLAEGSVVKLDEMLPEYYKLRCWDAEGVPTKDKLAALGL